GCGAACTACTGTTATGTTTGTGTAGTGAAGGCATTGGAATGGTCCGTGTGTGATGCATGCGGTGCTTCAAAAGGCTTGACTGCCGCGCCAGTGTACTGAGAAGACCCGACTCTGTTACatatattcatatataCACTAAAGCATGTTCATATTCCTTTCGTCTGGATAGGTCACGTGGCCTCAaatcccttttttttttttttttttttttcactcagATgcatcaaaaaagaaaagaaagaaggaagaataAAGATGTAATGTAATGCATGCATTGTAGTACCGCAGGATGGTTTAGGGACTGGTCCATTACTCGAGGAGTAGTAAAAATAGTGAGTATTCTAGAATAGCACAGTATTTTGCTTCTTTCTCTGCCTTTCTCTTCCAATGCTCCGTCTCGTTTGGCACAGGACCGAGAGGTTTATAATAGTGCCCACCAGGGCCTTGCGACGAATAAGCCATAATAGCGGGCATTCGCTGCAGGAACAGGTGTTGACCCTTATAAGCACCAAAACGAGTTTGAATAGTGACGACAAGTTGAAAATACGAGAGTATTGGTCTGACATGGCGGACTACAAGAATCTTcgaaaagagagaaacaCCCTACTGGAAAATTCTATATTGCACGAGGTCAAGATCGAAGACTTCGTCAGGTTTGTTGATCGCACCAAAAACGCATCTATGACTACAAGAGGACTGTATCGAAGAGAGTGTTTGTATCAGAGTAAGAAGAACTTGGATCTGGTTAACCAAGTAGTCTCTCAAGTCTCATCGGCAGGACAACAAACACCCTTAATTACCCAAGTGGATACCATGCACTGGTGCGTCGATGACGCCATCAGCACGGGGGACATAGTCATGGCTGCCGatcttttcctcttgtaCTACAGATTATTTGCGGAAGATACCAAGCTAGACGAACCGTAcgcaagaaaaatcataTCAACATTAGCGTACCCGAATCCATTGCATGATCATGTCCACCTGGTCAAATATTTACAATTGAACTCCCTATTTGAACGTAGAGCCGGGAACGGCATAAAATTGACCAGATTTCAATTGGAGATTCTTTCCAGTAAGGCGCTCGGTTTGGGCGATGAAGCTCCACAACTTTGCAAGGCTATACTAAACAAGCTAATGAATATAAACTTCTCCTCGGCGACTGAGTTAAAACTGCGAGATGATCAAGTATTACTTGCATATAAGTCCATCGACGAAAACTATAGAAGAGGAAACGTGGCAAGTGTGTATTTCACTTGGAACAAAATCAAGGAGCATTACGTCTCGATTTCTGCACATGACTCCAGAATCATTTATAAAGTCTTCAAGATTTGTACTCATAATAGAGCCTATAGATCTTTATGTAgtgaaatattttggcAATTGACTCCTGAGTATTATTGCAATAACCCGTTGATACTACCAGCACTCATTGATTTCATCACCAAGCGCGATTCTTTAACTATGGCCAAGGAACTTATGCAAAACATCAATAGATACACATTGCCTGAGAACCATCATATCGTTTGGCTGAACAAAAGATGTCTTTCCTCATTGCTAAGGATGCATTTAAAATTCAACGACTCCAACGGTGTAGATAGGGTTTTGAAGCAAATAACAACGAATTTTAGGACGCTTTCACAGGAAAATTACCAAGCAATTATTATCCATCTCTTCAAGACACAAAATCTCGATCATATCGCCAAGGCAATTAAACTATTGGATACGATACCACCGAAACAGGCAATGTTGGCATATGGGTCTATTATCAACGAATTGGTAGATTGGAAATTGGCTTCAAAAGTTAAATTCACCGATAATTTGATGGCACTTATAAATGAACTATTGATGAAAGCACATGATTATGACCCTGAACACAGAAGCTCACTTTGGAACGTCGTTTCCTCTTTATACATTAAGAAACTTTGTCATTATAAGAAGCAGAATGGCAAATCTGTTGTTAATGCAAAGGAGGATATTGACTTGGCaaaattattatatttgattgctacaaaaaaaaaaaatacacgTTGGACAAAATCAAATAGTAATCCCTTCATTATCTCTACTCCAAGTGATGTTGAACTAAAAATTAACAATCAAAACAGGTTTACAATCCTGAGGAATATTGCATTAAGTGCTTTTAAAATAGAAAGAACAGATATCTTCCTTTGGGCATGCGCGGAACTATACCAGAATGGTATGACGATTGACGAATTGAAATTGGACTGGAATTTCATGCTGAAACACCAGATAAGAAATTCAGAATTCAAGACAAATAAGGAAATCGTACAGGATGTTAAAAAGCATGGAGTCTCAGCTATCAAGCGTCACTTAAGGTAAACATTCGATCTATCTACTTTTCTAAATACCCACAATCACGATAATTACAAAAACaagcaagaaaattaatttctgtaaatatatattaaACTCAAGCATCGCATTTTATTTCGTACGTTCTCACAGCCATCAGACAAATGTATCCAAGTTATATTTGGGTGAAAAATATAGTATTCTTTTAAATCACATATTATTAAATTATGAATAAATCTATATCTACAGTCTTTTATTGTATCAATCGGCATTTTTTGGAGGTGGtaataatttcaaatcttttgaTGGTTTAATTGCTGCGTTGGAAAAGTCTCTCACCACAATTTGACAATTCACTTCTTTACATaatgcctttttcttcaatagcGGCACTTTTTGCAGAAATTCTAACCCAGTGCTTCTTTCTAGAGCATCTACAGGGACTTCAAAGTCAGTCAGTTTCGTTTCATTGGATATTGGTTCATTTGGTAATACAAACGCTGCAACGGCAATATCTTCTCTAGTAGGGTTATTTGTTGGCGATTCGGCAACaatcaatttgaaaaaatgcgTTGGAACGGCAATGCTGGGCGGATTGCCAATTACTTCATAagtgattttgaatttgttgtCAGCAggatctttttttggcaaatACAAAGGACCTGTAACAATTCTTACACTCTGGTACTTTTTAGTCAATCCTCTACAAAAATATTCTAAATGCGCCCAGTAGTCTCTATTAAAGCCCCCTCCCACTTGAGGACAAATATTAGATAAATAAAACGTGTCATTCATAGCCTGCTGAGAAAATTTTGCGTCAGCAGCTGGTGCTTGATGGCCACGATCATAACCTGACCTGAAATAGTCGCTTAATTTACCTCTAAATTTCTCTGGAATGACTTCATCTTCcctgaaaaaagaatttttcctATCAGCGTTTCTTGCAGCCATGGATTCTGGCGTTATATGTTCTAAGACCCAATAAGGATTCTGTGTTTGCCTATTGTAGCATGAAATAAATTCTTCACGGTTTTGCAGATCATGAATTGGACCAGGAAACCCATACTTGAAGAATCCGGAAGGGTCAACCTTAAAGGAGTGAGGTTGAATTTTACCGTTTGATTTTTGTGTGATTGGATAAGGCGATTCAATAACTTGTCCCGGAGAGCgtttgttcaaaagaagataagTTAAGCCAGTACCGGCACCCAACCCCACCAAACCGGACAACAATATCCTACTACTCATGatgtatttatattttgaTTGTTTAGAAATTAGAGAATTTTACTGAATGCACTTGTTTTTATACAATTGTAACTCTATAACGTTAAGAAACTTCCCGGTGAGTGACCGTTAGCTAATTATACTATTCATGTTTTTTCACATcaaattttattcttttttcatttttttagttttttcGCGATGAGCTTTATTTCCGTTCATCCCCCTTTACTTAAAAGATTTCAATTGAAAAGCTTCTTCGACAGATCCCAGGGACTCAGACTGAACATAAGCCTCCATTATGGAGCCTATAATCGTCTTTTGTTGATGGTTTAAAATATTGGCAACAGCATCTTTAAATGAATTCTTGTCCAATTGGACCAAAGTCATCATTTCTTCAGCAACCTCTTTGTCCACTTTATCTCTATACGTTTCGTGATATACAACGAAGAAAGACAGACATAAAGCGATTGACAACGATGCTTTTGAGTCATTTTGCTTTATCGCTTCTCCTGTAAACTGAATTATTAGCTTTATTTTGATGGTTGCTAGCGACAAAGATTCCTTTGCTTgaatatcttgaaaaaacCTTTTGATGACTACTTTTATCAAGTGCTGCAATAATGGGTATCTAAAAACATTCGATActattcttttgaaaccTTGTAAGGCAATGGGTCGTGTAGTAGGATCGTTTAATGCCCCCAAGAGAATGTCCGCGCAGTCACTTAGTTCCTGACAACTTAAATTAGAGTACCCATTAGACagcaaaatcaaaatggTGGCAACCTTGTTGTTCGAACTCAACTTATGATATATTACATCCTTGATTGACCCGTAGAATATTGCCAGTAATTCAATATTATCCTTGTCGTCCGATTCTGTAAGTGCCTTTACTAATGCCTTGAAAAGTGGAAGAATGATTGGGATGATCACTTCGCGTTCCCTACATTCATAAATTTTCCCTATAACGAATAAAAGACAGGAATAGAGATCTAACTTAAACATGCTGTCAAAGTTACTGATGTTTGATTCAAACGCAACGaatgttttctttaataAGTCAATATCAGTGGAGGAGAGTTTTATTTCATAATTATCTTCCTCGCTACTTAACACGTTATTCTTGATAAGTGGTAATTTCTCTGAGATAATCATCATTAATAGTCGCAGTAATTCATACAGTTTGTCAATATCTTGTAGAAACGACTCAGGTGTACTATTGCACTTTGAATAACCAATGATCAAGTCACTAATTATATCAACGAGTAAAAATTCTTCCTTGCTGTTTCCTGTAGAGATTAGTCTATCCATAACTCCAACAACTTCGGCAATGatatcatcttcaaatatgCTTTTTATGCATAGATTACTTTTTAAAACGTTGTGTAAAGCAGGCAAAActtgcattttcattgaatggTCGTCAATATTCTTGACGATGGCTTCTAAGCACAGACTAAACAGAATAAAGAGGAAATACTCCAATTCCTCGTCGTTAAGTGATCCTGAAATGATGCTAACATCGGAATCAAGTGTGCATCCGAGTGCCTCTACAAAGTTCAACCACACTGGCTCATACAATTCAATCTTTGTACTTCTCAACTCAATGAggtcattttctttcgaatGATCATCTAATTGTATCGTAGCATCTTTGTCACTGTATTTGATTGTCATATATTCACGTAAAGAGATGATCCATAATGGAACCAAAATACtccaatatttttttgtaaaagcGACCAGTGGTTCATTCGATGAGGTAATGGACCTTTGTACTATCTCAGCCCATGCATCCAAAACGGaaagttcaatttttctcttcgCCTTTGGTGTAACAATGAAGGCCTCACCCACACGTATATTAGAAGGAGAACCTTTGAAGTTACCGAGAAGATCTACTAGTAATTGTGAAATTCTTCCCAATTTGTCTGGCGGCATGATATTGGAGGCTAATACCTCAGCAGCAACAGTGAtagcaaaagaaatcactGTAGGCGAGCTTCCTTTACTAAATGCTGGCATCAATGCACTAGTTATCTGGGCTTCCTGTTGCTCTAATATCGATGATTCAGGGATCTGGGGATCTCTCATTGACGAATAGTTCTTAAGtacaaaattcaaaatttgtaGTCCAGTCAATTTCATTCCTTCATTTCTCACTGTAGATCCACGGAACGATATTTCAATAAGATCTGAAATTTTGCCGCTCAGTGCGAGCAGCAggttttcatatttttcagattctaAACACAGTGTTACTATCAAATTTAAGATTATCTGTTTGCTCTTCCATTGAAGGTTGTCAGAGCCAAGATCTTTAGTACTTGTGTTGGCCAGCTGGCTTACATTTGCGATGGACTCCTCTTCTTCGcctttgatttctttttctgaagACTCTTGTAGGCCGTTCAGCTCCAATAGAACTGTTACATCTCTGTAATAACTTTGGAAGAGTCTTCCTAGGCTCATATTAAAAACCGAATATAATTTATCAAACCAATGACTATCCTTTTTGAGAGTATGCAATATCCATTCAGTAAAATAATTCTTAACAGAGCGGGAATTTGGAAATAGGGCCAGATACCTCCAGctcaaattttccatttctttcatgAAGATTTCTTCCATCTGCAATTTGTACAATAATGTGAATAAGtcaaagttttcaaaagcaCTTTTTAAACTTGAAGTATGCGAAATGAGTTCATTTGAGCTGGTAAATGTTGTATCAAAATATGATGACCCTATTCCTGTAACTATTGAGCTTTTGATTATACTTTTAGAGGAGGAAATAAAGATTCCATAGTTTAGGATGttattcattttgaaagtagctatattttcaaatattttgatgcTAGTTATGCTGCTGAGAATATTATTGGATATTAACAAAGATAGAGTAATATTTCTGAACGAATCAAGAACTTTAGGATTTAGTTCTAGAAAATTTGGACCCACAGTTTCAGTCAAAGTTTTTGAGATTTCACCGATAGCTACATGAGAATTAAACTCTCTATTATAGTTGCAGCGAAGAGTGGAGGGACCGTAAACACCAAACTTATCGTTCGTCAGCAGGATTTCCATAGAATTCAGCAGCAGAGCtgctgttttcaaatcaatcaCCAGGTGCTTCTCAAGAAGAACATGCATTGCTTTTAATGACCAAGAATGAACAACGGGATGTGGATCCCTCATTAACGCAAAGATGACGTCAAATGatgcttcaaaatttgcatATTGCGGGTTATATTTGAAGATCGTGGCCAATGAAAGGACGTGAAACATCCTTAAGTATGGTTCATCCATATCTGCGacattttttataaatatCCTTGATTGCTCTGTGAGAAACTTCTGcctttcttcatcgtcaaaTGATCGTGCAATAGCGGCCGTAAGTAACCCTACACAATCTGCCTTGATCTTTGTCAAAAATGtgtcattgaagaattgaattttttttatcgaTTCGATGATCAATTGCCCTACTGAATAGTCCAACACCAAACTCTTTTCTTGCATGATCCGCAAAGCACTATGCAGTGCGCTGCAAACGTTGGCAGCGATTGCTGCGCTTCTCAACGGTGTAGTCGTTTTGGAAAACATGGACAGATTCAGAGTTTCCATAACAGAGTACTGTATTTTACTATTCAGAAAGGGAAATACAGATGAAAAAAGCTCCATAGAAGAGTCAATCAAAGATGTAGTAACTTGGGGTGCGTAGCGATCAATTTGAGAGTAAGATCCGGATCCATAtaacaaaatcaatgagTCCAAGGACAAAATTGGAGAAATAGGCTTCAACACTTCCTTTTCGAAAATATTGTACCAATTATAATCCTTGGACGGCCAGCTTCCACTTATTAGTTCATCATATTTATAGGTGGAGGACATCGATAGATTTACAATACAGTCGCTGCTTATTTTACTAGAGAGACCGAATGCAAAGCCATTGTTTTGACGCAGTAAGGTGTTTATTGAGGATTCTGAAGCGGTGTTATTCTCGACGTCATCTTTATTTCCTACTTTTCTGCTCCGCATATCTTTTAAACTGATAAAAACGGAAGTGCTCGATTCTGTGTAGAGATTAGGATCTGAAAAGTTCTTCACAATTAATATTAGTAAGGAACTATTGAAATCACTACTTATATACTTCTCCAATTTAAGATATACTTGCAAAATTCTATTTTCATTGTGCAACAGGGCATTATCAAtgttttttgattttaagTCAATAGAGTGGTTGAAGTTGGAGCATTTGGTTAACAAATATGACACTTGTTTGGCCGTGTCTTTATCAATTTGCGTATTGCTTAAGTATGTTAATAGACAGGCCAAAGCATGGTTTCGAATTTCTAGGTTTTTATACAATTCGTCCTCGTCATGGTATGTGTAAGTATGTGTCAATAGAACTTTCCAGAACAGAAACAGTTGAGGTATCTGTAATTTCAAATACTGTTCATCTTTATAATTCATTAATCCTATCAATAATATCCAGCATAAAAGCCCTTTGAAGTACAAGTTGGAAGAAGTAGACGTGGTATTGTTTTTTATAAATGACGTGGAGAAAACTGTGATCCTCATGATCAACTCATAAGAAATATAATCACTCTTGGCGTCTTTGATAAGGTTCGCTATAATAAAAGCATGTCCATGGTTCCTATGAAAAGTGAATTTGTCAGTAGATTTGAAATCAGTAGATAATGCACGTAAAGAGTTTTCAATAGTCTCCGAGAGATATTCCGGACAATTATTCAGAAaaattctcaaaatttccaTTGTGTGAACACGAATTGTAAATATCTCACATGTCGCCAGATCAACTAATTTATCTCTAATTTCTTTAACAATATGCTCTTCGGTGGCAAATGTAGAATTCAGATCGCTTATTAAAGTATATGTCAAGTCTAATTGTAGTAGTGTAAGCCACTGTGTTTCAGGTTTGGCATCAATGTTATACTTTAGACTTGTAGTTGAATCGCTTTTGAAAGAGCTACCGTGAGGATCCGAGGAGCCTAAAATGTAATATAGCATTTGAGTCTTTGCAGTGTCACTCAAATGTGGTAATATGATCTTATGCATATGTTGGAAGTACCTTAAGTACCTTGATAATGTATTCATGCTTCTATTATTTACTTCGTAGTCGCTAAAGATCTCACTTAAAGACAGCACCATatccaaatattttgagttATTCAGGAAAGTATTATCAGCTAATAGGTTTATGTTAGTCAAATGGATAATGGATTCAAAACAACCACTTTCTACATCTCGGGTATCACAATTCAGAAAAATCCTAACATAAATAGACCATACCTCTTGTAAGGTCAAGATTTTCTTCGAAAAGTAATaatcaaataaaatttCCGCTAGAGATTTAGCAGTGAAAATACGAGTTTCATCATTAGCAAAACCATAAAGGCCTATCTCACCTTCCGTGAATCTTGAATAGATTGTTTCTAACACGTCATGAGAGTGCTCCTTAATGAAAGCTGTCTGTTTGAAATGAGCCGTCCAGGATTCTATCAACACAGATACAAAGGTAACCGGGAAATCTTTCTCATCCGCTGAAATACTGTCAAAGACGGTTTTagataattttgaaaattttgcgTACGTAGTTGGATCCAAGATTCTATCGTCATCGTTTGAATTTCTTAAAATGGCATTAAAAAGCTGAAGCAGCGATGTCATAAAAGCAGCGTGGTgatatttacttttttccatgattttttttaggtttttgaaaattacACTAAAAAGTAGTGGgaccaaagaagaaatgctgcttccaaaattttcgaaTATTTGGACTAATAATGTGCACGCAATATCTTTTGCTGGAGTGTATATgtaccttttctttttcgtcgttgacttcttctttttctttttttcattaggGTCattaatttcatcaatcGAAACGTCTTCCTCACATAGTACATTAGTTAAATACGCAGCAGAATCAAAAACCATCCCAGGGTATACGTTTTTCAATTGCCATATAGACATTGTATAGAGGTGTGACAAACTGATAAACACTGAATGCAGCTCTAAACTATTCGTGTTCTCTAATACGGCGGTGTATCTTATAAAATCATCCAATTGAGTGTGTATGTCTTTGACCTCTTGTAATTCGGCGTCACTGGCgtctttcaaagatatgaGCTTTTCCAGATTGGTAGTTATCCAAGTTGATAAAGTGTGACCATCATCTGTTGACGTATCCATCAACTTCTGGAGGGTTTGATTTACCATCTTTGCGACCTGCGTCTTTTTGCCTTCACCTCTTTTGCCTTTTACCTCTCCCATAATCTAACCTACTATCACTGTGATATAAATCATAACAAATCATTCTTCCATTATGgcgatgaagaaaatgggcATATGATGTTTCGCTATGTGGTGTGCGGAGGTAAGGTTgcaataacaataaaaaaaaagaaaagaacgtTTGAGTATTATAAACATGAAGAAGTTAATTATTTAGAATTCCAACCGACCGTAGGGCCAGAGTTATATTCTGAGGTAAATGCTTGATTGTTGATGGCGGAATCTTGACCAATAAGTGCGGAAAAATCGATGACATCCGGCAGCACTCTATTAATTGAGTAGTCGAACTCTTCAAACTCTGCAAGAAGTTTATCCAAGTATTCTTCCTGTGCAGCAGTTGCTGTATGGCTTTCATTGATGGCCCCTTGGAAATGCAGATCGCCTTCTCCTTGTGGGAAATTTAGAATGGACCGGAGACTTGTGGCTGGAGTTTggtgttgttgttgttgttgttgttgttgttgttgttgttgttgttgttgttgttgctgttgtcCATGCTGCGATTCTTCCTGGCACTTCATGAAATTACTGCTACTTTGCTGTTGGACCGTCAAAGTCCCGCTATTTTCTTGGCGTTGTAGCTTTACTATGTTCAAAAGTTGTTCGGATAGTACAgatgtttttttgttaaattctttgaatagTTGGTTTAGAACTTCAAAGGTACGTTTACTTGCGTTTGAAGCACCTTTCAAAAGCGATAAAATTTCACTGCCCAGTTGGGTAGCATTATATATGTCTGAATCAGCCTTCCCATTTCGCATTAACCCCTTTTCTGTTTGGTAGACATAAAATTTGAGGCACGCCacactgaagaagattgtATGAATGGAAAACCAATAGCTGCCACTCAAGAGGTTTTGCATGATCATGTCATAAGATAATTGGATGACTTTCTTGGCTACTTCGATACAGTTTTCAGCCATATGAATTTGGAATTGAAACTCTGGGACGTCTAATGGGTCTATAGAAATATAGTGGTAAAAGGGTTTGTAGAGTACAATTTTCGATAATAGGAAGTCCAGATATAGTAATTTTTTAGGTTTCGTGTATGGAGAACTACTTTCATCCGCGCAAACGTTCGCAGGCGGTTGTGGCTGGCGATATCGTATTGTATCAaccttcaaaatatcaggTAGTTGTGTATACCAGTTCTCTAGTTGATCATTCAGCGATACAATTTGCGACCTGGAATCCTCTTCTAGTGGCTTTCTTCTCAAAGAGTACATTAGTTTGTAAATCCGAGACATAATTAAAATTAGCTTTGTATGCTTGTTATTCATTCCACAAGAACTTATCGTTCGCCAATCTTGAAACTTTATTCCCATTGTAGatatattttcatcatcgaCATCTAGAGGAAACTCTTGATCTATATCAGATTCGTCGATACCGCTCGGGAAACCAAGAATACAATTCATGTACAGGTCTAGTTTGTACACAGACCAAAAGagtcttttctttgtctcATCTTGAATCGGTGTAGGACCGACTATAGAGGATTTTCTGTGCAAACCTTCTTTTAACGCTGCACGAAGAGCAATTCCGATGAACGAATAGCAAGCTTTCAAGTTTGCTGAGCactgcaaaaaaatggtcATCATAAATATGGCCTGTATTGAGTATATTTCAGTGATGTTAGAGAAGTCCAAAGATTTCTTGGCTTCTAAAAAGTATCTGTAGCCTTCATCTGTGTAAAATTCCCTAGTTGCGTTACTATCCTTGCTCAAGTCTTCCTTAGAGAATAAAGCTCCAACTGCCAAGACGGAATATATTAATGGTTGCGTTTTAACTTGTTCTGCAGTGTATTCCTTGCCAAGTTTTTCTGCTTCGTATATGGAGTCTAGAATAGAAATGATAGTTGGTCTGTGGTAGAACCTAAATAGCACACAGGCGCAATCCCAAGTTTTCTGGATGAACTTCAAGGCAATACCTCTGGGAGGTAATGGTACGCTTGTTTTCAAGTGCCAGGATGCATTCTTCGGTAGACTTTGGCGAATCACATTGTTAACATCCAATTGTCCTTGTTGTAGATACCGCTTAATAGTGTCCAAAAAAAGCTGGTTGTCAAAAGAAGGTGATGTGAATATTTGATTAAGTGCTTCGGGTGTAAATATTGTCTCTGTAATCTTTTTGTAATCAATGACACTTTGCCTACCCTTGTTATCATTATGGTCTTGATGAGAAGCCCTCTGCGAGTACAGGGGGCTATCGTCACTTAGTTCTTTATCAAATGCCGATGAGTTCCTTGGAGGTCGATCATATTTGCATTCAAAACTGTTATTCTGGCAAAGCCGACATGGTGTCTGTCCACTACACCGTACTTTCCTCTTTCTACAGGCCACGCAGGCTCGATGTGCTCTTCCCCTCGTT
Above is a window of Saccharomyces kudriavzevii IFO 1802 strain IFO1802 genome assembly, chromosome: 10 DNA encoding:
- the CBP1 gene encoding Cbp1p (similar to Saccharomyces cerevisiae CBP1 (YJL209W); ancestral locus Anc_1.125), which produces MLRLVWHRTERFIIVPTRALRRISHNSGHSLQEQVLTLISTKTSLNSDDKLKIREYWSDMADYKNLRKERNTLLENSILHEVKIEDFVRFVDRTKNASMTTRGLYRRECLYQSKKNLDLVNQVVSQVSSAGQQTPLITQVDTMHWCVDDAISTGDIVMAADLFLLYYRLFAEDTKLDEPYARKIISTLAYPNPLHDHVHLVKYLQLNSLFERRAGNGIKLTRFQLEILSSKALGLGDEAPQLCKAILNKLMNINFSSATELKLRDDQVLLAYKSIDENYRRGNVASVYFTWNKIKEHYVSISAHDSRIIYKVFKICTHNRAYRSLCSEIFWQLTPEYYCNNPLILPALIDFITKRDSLTMAKELMQNINRYTLPENHHIVWLNKRCLSSLLRMHLKFNDSNGVDRVLKQITTNFRTLSQENYQAIIIHLFKTQNLDHIAKAIKLLDTIPPKQAMLAYGSIINELVDWKLASKVKFTDNLMALINELLMKAHDYDPEHRSSLWNVVSSLYIKKLCHYKKQNGKSVVNAKEDIDLAKLLYLIATKKKNTRWTKSNSNPFIISTPSDVELKINNQNRFTILRNIALSAFKIERTDIFLWACAELYQNGMTIDELKLDWNFMLKHQIRNSEFKTNKEIVQDVKKHGVSAIKRHLR
- the NUC1 gene encoding ribonuclease (similar to Saccharomyces cerevisiae NUC1 (YJL208C); ancestral locus Anc_1.126), which codes for MSSRILLSGLVGLGAGTGLTYLLLNKRSPGQVIESPYPITQKSNGKIQPHSFKVDPSGFFKYGFPGPIHDLQNREEFISCYNRQTQNPYWVLEHITPESMAARNADRKNSFFREDEVIPEKFRGKLSDYFRSGYDRGHQAPAADAKFSQQAMNDTFYLSNICPQVGGGFNRDYWAHLEYFCRGLTKKYQSVRIVTGPLYLPKKDPADNKFKITYEVIGNPPSIAVPTHFFKLIVAESPTNNPTREDIAVAAFVLPNEPISNETKLTDFEVPVDALERSTGLEFLQKVPLLKKKALCKEVNCQIVVRDFSNAAIKPSKDLKLLPPPKNAD
- the LAA1 gene encoding AP-1 complex accessory protein LAA1 (similar to Saccharomyces cerevisiae LAA1 (YJL207C); ancestral locus Anc_1.127), giving the protein MGEVKGKRGEGKKTQVAKMVNQTLQKLMDTSTDDGHTLSTWITTNLEKLISLKDASDAELQEVKDIHTQLDDFIRYTAVLENTNSLELHSVFISLSHLYTMSIWQLKNVYPGMVFDSAAYLTNVLCEEDVSIDEINDPNEKKKKKKSTTKKKRYIYTPAKDIACTLLVQIFENFGSSISSLVPLLFSVIFKNLKKIMEKSKYHHAAFMTSLLQLFNAILRNSNDDDRILDPTTYAKFSKLSKTVFDSISADEKDFPVTFVSVLIESWTAHFKQTAFIKEHSHDVLETIYSRFTEGEIGLYGFANDETRIFTAKSLAEILFDYYFSKKILTLQEVWSIYVRIFLNCDTRDVESGCFESIIHLTNINLLADNTFLNNSKYLDMVLSLSEIFSDYEVNNRSMNTLSRYLRYFQHMHKIILPHLSDTAKTQMLYYILGSSDPHGSSFKSDSTTSLKYNIDAKPETQWLTLLQLDLTYTLISDLNSTFATEEHIVKEIRDKLVDLATCEIFTIRVHTMEILRIFLNNCPEYLSETIENSLRALSTDFKSTDKFTFHRNHGHAFIIANLIKDAKSDYISYELIMRITVFSTSFIKNNTTSTSSNLYFKGLLCWILLIGLMNYKDEQYLKLQIPQLFLFWKVLLTHTYTYHDEDELYKNLEIRNHALACLLTYLSNTQIDKDTAKQVSYLLTKCSNFNHSIDLKSKNIDNALLHNENRILQVYLKLEKYISSDFNSSLLILIVKNFSDPNLYTESSTSVFISLKDMRSRKVGNKDDVENNTASESSINTLLRQNNGFAFGLSSKISSDCIVNLSMSSTYKYDELISGSWPSKDYNWYNIFEKEVLKPISPILSLDSLILLYGSGSYSQIDRYAPQVTTSLIDSSMELFSSVFPFLNSKIQYSVMETLNLSMFSKTTTPLRSAAIAANVCSALHSALRIMQEKSLVLDYSVGQLIIESIKKIQFFNDTFLTKIKADCVGLLTAAIARSFDDEERQKFLTEQSRIFIKNVADMDEPYLRMFHVLSLATIFKYNPQYANFEASFDVIFALMRDPHPVVHSWSLKAMHVLLEKHLVIDLKTAALLLNSMEILLTNDKFGVYGPSTLRCNYNREFNSHVAIGEISKTLTETVGPNFLELNPKVLDSFRNITLSLLISNNILSSITSIKIFENIATFKMNNILNYGIFISSSKSIIKSSIVTGIGSSYFDTTFTSSNELISHTSSLKSAFENFDLFTLLYKLQMEEIFMKEMENLSWRYLALFPNSRSVKNYFTEWILHTLKKDSHWFDKLYSVFNMSLGRLFQSYYRDVTVLLELNGLQESSEKEIKGEEEESIANVSQLANTSTKDLGSDNLQWKSKQIILNLIVTLCLESEKYENLLLALSGKISDLIEISFRGSTVRNEGMKLTGLQILNFVLKNYSSMRDPQIPESSILEQQEAQITSALMPAFSKGSSPTVISFAITVAAEVLASNIMPPDKLGRISQLLVDLLGNFKGSPSNIRVGEAFIVTPKAKRKIELSVLDAWAEIVQRSITSSNEPLVAFTKKYWSILVPLWIISLREYMTIKYSDKDATIQLDDHSKENDLIELRSTKIELYEPVWLNFVEALGCTLDSDVSIISGSLNDEELEYFLFILFSLCLEAIVKNIDDHSMKMQVLPALHNVLKSNLCIKSIFEDDIIAEVVGVMDRLISTGNSKEEFLLVDIISDLIIGYSKCNSTPESFLQDIDKLYELLRLLMMIISEKLPLIKNNVLSSEEDNYEIKLSSTDIDLLKKTFVAFESNISNFDSMFKLDLYSCLLFVIGKIYECREREVIIPIILPLFKALVKALTESDDKDNIELLAIFYGSIKDVIYHKLSSNNKVATILILLSNGYSNLSCQELSDCADILLGALNDPTTRPIALQGFKRIVSNVFRYPLLQHLIKVVIKRFFQDIQAKESLSLATIKIKLIIQFTGEAIKQNDSKASLSIALCLSFFVVYHETYRDKVDKEVAEEMMTLVQLDKNSFKDAVANILNHQQKTIIGSIMEAYVQSESLGSVEEAFQLKSFK